The genomic DNA GGCGGTGTTGAGCAGGCGCAAAGTAAAAATAAAAAGATTAGGAATGGTTTCATTTTCGTTTCCTGTTTTTGTAAGTAGATATTTCTAATGTGCAAAAGTTTTCATCTTCGCAATTTTCTATGATAAACTTTTCAGTTCCGGAACGAATATTATCATAAATACAAGAGTGTTGGATCCCTAGACACTCTAGAAAAGTGATATCGGGTCCATAGTTAGCCTTTTTACCTGAGTTTTGAATTACGACAGGGATCCGCGGTGAATGGAACAGGTCTTTTAATGATTCCCTAAAAAACAAAATAGCAAAAATCCCAATCACACAGAAAATAAGACCAGGTACATTTGCTTGAATTAAAAGTCGCAATCGTTCGATTAGTTTCATTGGATTTCCTCATCGATTTGTTTAGGGACAAAACCAACTTTCTCAAACATTTTTCTAGCGAGTTTGTCATATAGAAATTGAGAAAGAAGATAACTCAAAAATAAGAATGCACTTTGATATAGAGACAAAGTCCAACCCGGTAGTTCATTGCAGATAGGTTCCTGTACGAATGAAAATTCAACACAGTATTGGAAGTTTTCTGGAGCTGTAATCCAATAAAGAATATTCGGAGGAATCGCAATCAAAGTTGCGATGATAAATACCATTCTCTTCTTGTGCAAGAGGACTGCCTTGATTGGAATAAATCGAAAGACAGCCTGAGATACAATAATGACTGCTCCGATGTAGATTGTCGATGTGACTGCTTGAGGGATTGCCGAAGATAAAAATTCAACCATTGTTTTTTCCTTTTTTGAGTTCTAAAATTTCTTTTTCTAATTTGAAGTTTGTTCTAATCAGAGTTTCCATGAGATCCTTCGCTTCCTGCGGAAGATTTTTGTGCAAACACAAGATCCTATATCCTTCCGCAATTGCTTCGACAGAATTCATTTTACGAGTTCCAAAGATTTTAAAAAATTCACTGGATCGACTGTCTTTGAGTTCTTCCAAACTTCAAAGTGTAAATGAGCTCCCATTGAATATCCAAAATTCCCACTTCTACCGACTTCAGTACCAGCCGTTACCTCAGCGCCTACTTCGACCGATGGATCTACGTGTTTGTATTTGTACTCATTCCCTGTATGAATCCCTTTCAAGATGACATATGGAGTCCATGCGCGATCGGATGGGATTTCCTTTGCTTTGATAAGATCTACCCAGGTTCCCCCGCGTTTCGCAAATCTAACTGGATGCTTTTTGTCGGCAGCCAAAGCCTTCACAACAATCGAATCTTCCACAGCATATACCGGCCCAGAACCTCCGAAATCAGTTCCTATGTGAAACTGCCTGATTGCTTTCCCATCGATGTTCAAAGTTCGATATCCATACGGTGATGTAACTCTTTCAGAAACAATCCGAACTGGATGGAAAAATTTAGGTTCCTCGCTGGTTTCTGGAATTGGGATCTCAGATCGTAAGGTCTCAGTTTTCTTTGAGGCGATAGGGGAGTCGTTCCAGTTATTTGATTTCTTCTGTAATTTTTCGTGATTAAGAATTAATCTTAAAATTGGTAGAAGTAAATTTAGAATTTTGTTCATAAGTTATCCATTCCTGTTTTGAGTATTGATGAAATTCGGTCAGAGTATTCGATTAGCTTTTTTGAATCAAAAGTGGACTTATCAATTATGTTATCCCTGAAGAATAACCCAACAATAAGTTCCTGTGCATCATTTGTTTGTACGAGTTTAAATACACATGAAACAATTGAATTGCGTACAAATTCCCTGCGCCAGGCAGATGTTTCTCGCATTGTCGAAATATCTAAAAAATATAAATCTTCAATAATCGCATTGGCTACCCAATCAGTTTGTGAGATTAGTTGGTCTCTATACTTTAAGCTTTTATCGTAAAACGGAAAAGATCCATCTGCGCAGCAATCATGAGTTAGTGACCATTTTTGAACTGAAATACCGTTATTGAATTTTCCACCATTATGGAGTGAAAATACTGCTGCAATTTCAGCATTCGAATATTCTCTGAGTGTGCTTAACTGTCCAAATACAAGTGTATCTCTAGATACGTATTCCGAAAGAGGAATCTTTTCTGATTTTAAGTTTAACCATTTTGATGTGAGATTCAAAGAATACTTATTAATCAAAAATACAAGAAACCAGAAAATCATTGCAAAAATGAAAGTTATAGAGAGTAACAGAAAAAATAATTCAAAGAAATGCAAGTGAGCAAAATCCCAAAAGGTCATTTTAGTTTACTTCCTTATGAGAACTTGTATTGAACTTGATATTCTTTATTGGCTTGTTAGTTGATTGCATCCCAAGCCGCCTGAATATTGTAATTTGCTAGTTGAGTTTTATTTTTCGAAGGTAATTCATCGATCAATGTACGTGATTTACGAAAACAGGTTTCCCAAAAATTTCCAGCAGTGAGAGCGAGTTCATTCAATTGCTCTGATGTTAGTTCTCTCCATTGATTTACGCTATCTCTCCAAAAACCTGACCATGATCCTCCGAGTTCTATTTTCTTTATTGCGAGAGACATTCGAATTAAGTCCTCTTCTCGCGCTTGAAAATTGAAACCATGAAATTGAACTCCTTGTTCAAGTTTCATAGAAAGGAAATTGAGGATTTCTGTTTTTAAAATCAATCTTCGATTTTCGAGGGAGATCTCACCATCTTCAGTCTTTTCCGAAATGGTTTTTTCTCTCCAATTACCATTCTCAAATTTTTTGCCAGTCGGAGGCCAAGAATCTGTGATAAACATTCCGTTTTCTGAAATTAGAAGTAAATCAGATTCAATCTCCGATTGATCAACTAGCGTGTCGTTTTTGATTAAATAATACATTTTGTCCTCTAAGTTAAATAAATTACGCCATTCCCATAGAGGTATTCTACAGATTCCCTACCTCTAGCTCCTGGACCTGTTCTAGGTGTTCCATCCGTTGGACTTGCAATTGGTCCTAGAATTGACATTTGACCAGATGGATTCCCAGCACCTCCACCACCAGTTGCCAGAGATCCACCACCTTCTAACCAAAAGCCTGTGGCACCCGCTGATAATTGATAGGTATGATAATGCAATTGTCCTCTATCTCTTACACGTGAATTTGCAGGGACTTCAACTAA from Leptospira ellinghausenii includes the following:
- a CDS encoding M23 family metallopeptidase; its protein translation is MNKILNLLLPILRLILNHEKLQKKSNNWNDSPIASKKTETLRSEIPIPETSEEPKFFHPVRIVSERVTSPYGYRTLNIDGKAIRQFHIGTDFGGSGPVYAVEDSIVVKALAADKKHPVRFAKRGGTWVDLIKAKEIPSDRAWTPYVILKGIHTGNEYKYKHVDPSVEVGAEVTAGTEVGRSGNFGYSMGAHLHFEVWKNSKTVDPVNFLKSLELVK
- a CDS encoding DUF4376 domain-containing protein; this encodes MYYLIKNDTLVDQSEIESDLLLISENGMFITDSWPPTGKKFENGNWREKTISEKTEDGEISLENRRLILKTEILNFLSMKLEQGVQFHGFNFQAREEDLIRMSLAIKKIELGGSWSGFWRDSVNQWRELTSEQLNELALTAGNFWETCFRKSRTLIDELPSKNKTQLANYNIQAAWDAIN